A DNA window from Vicinamibacterales bacterium contains the following coding sequences:
- a CDS encoding biopolymer transporter ExbD, with product MSHHNHMGADKIVTAKKLEANGDMNITPMIDVLLVLLVIFMAALPLSQKGIDINLPAETKTKDQKTLDISQIVLEYTNDKKISVNKQDVILRDLGDMLRKIYEERKDKTMFISGDGNLRYGDIVDVIDAAKGAGVEKVGIITEGMRKAAQAGN from the coding sequence ATGTCCCACCACAACCACATGGGGGCGGACAAGATCGTCACCGCCAAGAAGCTCGAAGCCAACGGCGACATGAACATCACGCCGATGATCGACGTGCTGCTCGTGCTTCTGGTGATCTTCATGGCCGCGCTGCCGTTGTCGCAGAAGGGTATCGACATCAACCTGCCTGCGGAGACGAAGACGAAGGACCAGAAGACGCTGGATATCTCGCAGATCGTGCTTGAGTACACCAACGACAAGAAGATTTCGGTGAACAAGCAGGACGTCATACTGCGGGATCTCGGCGACATGCTCCGGAAGATCTACGAGGAGCGCAAGGACAAGACGATGTTCATCTCCGGCGACGGGAATCTCCGTTACGGCGACATCGTCGACGTCATCGACGCGGCCAAGGGTGCGGGCGTCGAGAAGGTCGGCATCATCACCGAAGGCATGCGAAAGGCCGCGCAGGCCGGCAACTAG
- a CDS encoding undecaprenyl-diphosphate phosphatase, whose protein sequence is MTLLAAALLGILQGLTEFLPISSTAHLLVGERMLGFDDPGSVFTEMIQLGSILAIVWLYRRKVLDVAGNLTSSPSARRFTASLAVATVPALVAGALASDFVESVLHKSLPTIGVAFVLGGLVMLWVDRRAAGGPRTLTIDDVTPRQAFGVGLCQMLALVPGVSRSGATIVGGLLMGLERGTAAEFSFFLAMPTMAAAFAHSLLEVRHQITADRASELAVGFLFAFVASAAVVKPFLGFVRRVGFGPFAWYRIVAGGALLAAALTGRL, encoded by the coding sequence GTGACGCTGCTGGCCGCCGCCCTCCTGGGGATCCTGCAGGGGCTCACCGAGTTCCTGCCCATCTCGTCCACGGCGCACCTGCTGGTGGGCGAGCGGATGCTCGGGTTCGACGACCCGGGCAGCGTCTTCACCGAGATGATTCAGCTGGGATCGATCCTGGCGATCGTGTGGCTGTACCGGCGAAAGGTGCTGGACGTCGCCGGGAACCTGACCTCCTCGCCCTCCGCACGGCGCTTCACCGCCAGCCTGGCCGTGGCCACCGTGCCGGCCCTCGTCGCCGGCGCGCTGGCATCCGATTTCGTCGAGTCGGTGCTCCACAAGAGCCTGCCCACCATCGGCGTGGCGTTCGTGCTGGGCGGGCTGGTGATGCTGTGGGTGGACCGTCGGGCGGCCGGCGGTCCGCGGACCCTCACGATCGACGACGTCACGCCCCGCCAGGCCTTCGGCGTGGGGCTCTGCCAGATGCTGGCCCTGGTGCCCGGCGTCTCCAGGTCGGGCGCCACGATCGTCGGCGGCCTGCTGATGGGCCTGGAGCGCGGCACCGCCGCCGAGTTCTCCTTCTTCCTGGCGATGCCGACGATGGCGGCGGCCTTCGCCCACAGCCTGCTCGAAGTCCGGCACCAGATCACGGCCGATCGCGCCTCGGAACTGGCCGTCGGCTTCCTCTTCGCCTTCGTCGCGTCGGCCGCCGTCGTGAAGCCGTTCCTCGGCTTCGTCAGGCGCGTGGGATTCGGGCCGTTCGCGTGGTATCGCATCGTGGCCGGCGGCGCGCTGCTCGCGGCCGCGTTGACCGGACGGCTGTGA
- a CDS encoding carboxypeptidase regulatory-like domain-containing protein — protein MKHMLRTLAVGVALLALVPFDALAQGVTSAGLTGIVKDAQGGVVPGTTVVAVHQPSGTTYTAVSQADGRYTIPGMRVGGPYTVTAELPGFVTEERTNISLNLGVMQDVSFSLRIAAVAETVQVVAESSPIFSSGRTGAATAVTREDIATLPTVSARISDITRLTPQASGSSFAGQDNRLNNITVDGSYFNNSFGLGGEPGARTNVAPISLESLEQVQVSVAPYDVRQGSFIGAAVNTVTRSGTNSLSASVYHRMRNDGWVGTEAAGNTVNPGTFTFRNTGGWAGGPIVRNRLFAFGTYENEEDKRPLTTFLANAGGQPVGGSITRVLASDLDQLASFLQNRFSFDPGTYVGLQDPTPAKRYLLRSDFNLTDRNKISFRYNQLDSSSANYPSGSSSAGIGRPTFTTNYLAFSGSTYQILENIKSGIGEWNTLLGGSMANNLIVGLTSNDESRGDIGKLFPFVDILQDGVAMTSFGSEPFSVQNELRYKTFQFQDSLTKFSDRHTITVGVSAQRYHSDNVFWSCCPQSSYAYNSLADFYTDANDFLANPNRTVSPVSLRFFKVRYSNVPDLDKPLQPLTVWYNGAYAQDEWRPRTDLTVTAGVRADVSVFDNTAYPNAKADALTFRSQSGSPIQFESGKLPGTKILWSPRAAMNWDVGGQQRTQVRLGTGLFTGPPLYVWISNQLGNSGVLIGEITAQNTTAFPFNPDPNRYKPTNVTGQGASSFELDVTDPDFKFPQVWRTNAAVDHKLPGGVIGTVEYIYNRDVNGTAYYNANLPAAQTAFTGVDNRPRWTANRINNTTPNVITNAIILTNQGFGRSWNLSTSLSKSMSGLTLRGAYSYGQSRNAIDAGSTAFSSFANNQHSADPNNPGLGRSAYTQGHRVFVSASYSREYFSFGSTSLSVFWEARPSNQNFSNVASYVFNGDMNGDGASGNDLIYIPRDTSEMNFVQFASGGRTFTPAEQAAAFESYIQQDPYLKDHRGEYAKRGGLGMAMFNRMDLSLVQDVFRNIGGKRNAAQFRLDISNFSNLLNRDWGVSKRLVLPTTGANGAQILTNATADAQGRASYRLAVVNGQLVSRTFQGNTGLADVYQIMLSFRYSFN, from the coding sequence ATGAAACACATGTTGAGAACGCTCGCAGTGGGGGTGGCGCTGCTGGCTCTCGTCCCATTCGACGCCCTGGCGCAGGGCGTCACTTCAGCGGGACTGACCGGCATCGTGAAGGACGCGCAAGGCGGAGTCGTGCCGGGCACGACGGTCGTCGCGGTGCACCAGCCGTCCGGCACGACCTACACCGCCGTGTCGCAGGCCGACGGGCGCTACACGATCCCTGGAATGCGCGTCGGTGGCCCGTACACCGTCACGGCTGAACTGCCGGGCTTCGTCACAGAGGAACGAACGAATATCTCGCTGAACCTGGGAGTGATGCAGGACGTCTCGTTCAGCCTGCGAATCGCAGCCGTGGCTGAAACCGTGCAGGTCGTCGCCGAGTCGAGCCCAATCTTCAGCTCGGGACGAACCGGTGCCGCGACCGCCGTCACGCGCGAAGACATCGCCACGCTCCCGACGGTGTCGGCACGCATCAGCGACATCACTCGTCTGACGCCACAGGCCAGCGGCAGCTCCTTCGCGGGCCAGGACAACCGCCTCAACAACATCACGGTCGACGGCTCCTACTTCAACAACTCGTTCGGCCTCGGCGGGGAGCCCGGCGCCCGCACCAACGTGGCACCCATTTCCCTCGAGTCACTCGAACAGGTACAGGTGAGCGTGGCCCCGTACGACGTTCGCCAAGGCAGCTTCATCGGGGCCGCGGTCAACACCGTGACGCGGAGTGGCACGAACAGCCTCAGTGCATCGGTCTACCACCGGATGCGCAACGACGGCTGGGTCGGGACCGAGGCCGCCGGCAACACCGTGAACCCGGGAACGTTCACCTTCCGCAACACTGGCGGATGGGCCGGCGGACCGATCGTCAGGAACCGCCTCTTCGCCTTCGGCACCTACGAGAACGAGGAGGACAAGCGGCCCCTGACGACCTTCCTGGCGAACGCTGGCGGCCAGCCCGTCGGCGGAAGCATTACGCGCGTGCTGGCTTCGGACCTCGATCAGCTGGCGTCGTTCCTCCAGAACCGGTTCAGCTTCGATCCTGGCACCTACGTCGGCCTCCAGGACCCGACCCCTGCAAAGCGCTACCTGCTGAGGTCCGACTTCAACCTGACCGACCGGAACAAGATCAGCTTTCGCTACAACCAGCTCGACTCCAGTTCCGCCAACTACCCGAGTGGCTCGTCGTCCGCGGGAATCGGCCGTCCGACGTTCACGACGAACTATCTCGCCTTCAGCGGCAGCACGTACCAGATCCTCGAAAACATCAAGTCCGGGATCGGTGAGTGGAACACGCTGCTCGGCGGCAGCATGGCGAACAACCTGATCGTCGGCCTGACGTCCAACGACGAGAGCCGCGGCGACATCGGCAAGCTGTTCCCGTTCGTGGACATCCTGCAGGACGGCGTCGCCATGACGTCGTTCGGATCGGAGCCGTTCAGCGTCCAGAATGAGCTGCGGTACAAGACGTTCCAGTTCCAGGACAGCCTCACGAAGTTCAGCGACCGGCACACCATCACTGTCGGAGTCTCGGCCCAGCGCTACCACTCGGACAACGTCTTTTGGAGCTGCTGCCCGCAGAGCAGCTACGCCTACAACTCGCTGGCCGACTTCTATACGGACGCCAACGACTTCCTGGCCAATCCCAACCGCACGGTCTCGCCCGTGTCGCTGCGCTTCTTCAAGGTCCGCTATTCAAACGTGCCCGACCTCGACAAGCCGCTGCAGCCGCTGACCGTCTGGTACAACGGTGCCTACGCGCAGGACGAGTGGCGCCCGCGAACGGATCTCACGGTCACCGCCGGCGTCCGCGCCGACGTCTCCGTGTTCGACAACACCGCGTATCCGAACGCCAAGGCGGACGCATTGACCTTCCGAAGCCAGAGTGGCTCGCCGATCCAATTCGAGTCGGGAAAGCTGCCAGGCACGAAGATCCTGTGGTCGCCGCGGGCCGCCATGAACTGGGATGTCGGGGGACAGCAGAGGACGCAGGTTCGTCTCGGCACCGGTTTGTTCACGGGGCCGCCCCTCTATGTGTGGATCTCCAATCAGCTGGGCAACTCCGGCGTGCTGATCGGCGAGATCACCGCGCAGAATACGACGGCATTTCCGTTCAACCCGGACCCCAACCGCTACAAGCCCACCAACGTGACGGGCCAGGGCGCTTCGAGCTTCGAGCTCGACGTCACGGACCCCGATTTCAAGTTCCCTCAGGTGTGGCGCACCAATGCCGCGGTCGATCACAAGCTGCCCGGGGGCGTCATCGGCACGGTTGAGTACATCTACAACAGGGACGTGAACGGCACGGCGTATTACAACGCCAACCTTCCGGCGGCGCAGACGGCGTTCACCGGCGTCGACAATCGGCCGCGGTGGACGGCGAATCGCATCAACAACACGACGCCGAACGTCATCACCAATGCGATCATCCTGACGAACCAGGGGTTCGGCAGGTCCTGGAATCTCTCGACGAGCCTGTCGAAGTCGATGAGCGGCCTCACGCTGCGGGGCGCGTACAGCTACGGCCAGTCCAGGAACGCGATCGATGCCGGCTCCACCGCGTTCTCGTCGTTCGCCAACAACCAGCACAGCGCTGACCCGAACAACCCTGGACTCGGACGATCGGCCTACACCCAGGGACACCGGGTGTTCGTCAGCGCGTCCTACTCCAGGGAGTACTTTTCCTTCGGTTCGACGTCCCTCTCGGTGTTCTGGGAGGCCCGGCCCTCGAATCAGAACTTCTCGAATGTCGCCAGCTACGTGTTCAACGGCGACATGAACGGGGATGGCGCGTCCGGAAACGACCTGATCTACATCCCGCGCGACACCTCGGAGATGAATTTCGTCCAGTTCGCGTCAGGCGGACGCACCTTCACGCCTGCCGAACAGGCGGCCGCCTTCGAGAGCTATATCCAGCAGGATCCCTATCTGAAGGACCACCGCGGCGAATATGCCAAGCGCGGTGGGCTGGGCATGGCGATGTTCAACCGGATGGACCTGAGCCTCGTCCAGGACGTCTTCAGGAACATCGGCGGCAAGCGGAACGCGGCCCAGTTTCGCCTCGACATCTCGAACTTCAGCAACCTGCTGAACCGCGACTGGGGTGTGTCCAAACGCCTGGTCCTTCCCACGACCGGCGCCAACGGAGCGCAGATCCTCACCAACGCCACCGCGGACGCGCAGGGGCGTGCCAGCTACCGGCTCGCGGTGGTCAACGGTCAGCTCGTAAGTAGGACGTTCCAGGGCAACACCGGATTGGCGGACGTCTACCAGATCATGCTGAGCTTCAGGTACTCGTTCAACTGA
- a CDS encoding energy transducer TonB, with the protein MPRDLFNDVVDPSIKMGNKSGYTVFATMVAEVAALAALVIVPLMAADILPTPPSMMAFVAAPPPPPPPPPPPPPPQQQAPPPEVEVNPTAAPVEAPSEIKPETGLEAGFESNVGGVDGGLAGGVVGGITGGIPEPPPPPPPPPTQPVRVGGNIKPPQKVKHVNPVYPPIAQSARVQGIVIIEATIGPNGAVQDAKVLRSIPLLDQAALEAVRQWQFTPTLLNGVPVPVIMTVTVQFTLQ; encoded by the coding sequence GTGCCACGCGACCTGTTCAATGATGTGGTCGACCCATCGATCAAGATGGGCAACAAGTCGGGGTACACGGTGTTCGCCACGATGGTCGCGGAAGTCGCGGCGCTGGCGGCGCTCGTCATCGTCCCGCTGATGGCCGCGGACATCCTGCCCACGCCCCCATCGATGATGGCGTTCGTGGCGGCTCCGCCGCCGCCCCCGCCTCCACCGCCCCCGCCCCCGCCGCCCCAGCAGCAGGCGCCGCCTCCCGAGGTCGAGGTGAACCCCACCGCGGCGCCGGTCGAGGCTCCCAGCGAGATCAAGCCCGAGACCGGCCTCGAGGCCGGCTTCGAGAGCAACGTCGGCGGCGTTGACGGCGGTCTCGCCGGCGGCGTGGTCGGCGGCATCACCGGCGGCATTCCCGAGCCCCCGCCGCCGCCCCCGCCCCCGCCCACTCAGCCCGTTCGCGTCGGCGGTAACATCAAGCCCCCGCAGAAGGTCAAGCACGTCAATCCCGTCTATCCACCGATCGCGCAGTCGGCGCGCGTTCAGGGCATCGTCATCATCGAGGCCACTATCGGTCCGAACGGTGCGGTGCAGGATGCAAAGGTCCTGCGGTCGATTCCGCTGCTGGACCAGGCGGCACTGGAAGCGGTGCGCCAGTGGCAATTCACGCCGACCCTGCTGAACGGCGTGCCAGTGCCGGTCATCATGACGGTCACGGTGCAGTTCACGCTGCAATAG
- a CDS encoding biopolymer transporter ExbD: MAMDVGGAKGGVKSDINVTPLVDVMLVLLIIMMIIAPLLQKGVDVKLPTAINSSDKPETQDQTVVGVTPDGRFWVNGVQVPDADLRSRIDDILEGKKERIILIKADEDAPYGRVMEMMDSLRSSGIEDMGLITERRAQAGGN, translated from the coding sequence ATGGCAATGGATGTCGGCGGCGCCAAAGGAGGCGTCAAGTCGGACATCAATGTGACGCCGCTCGTGGACGTCATGCTCGTGCTGCTGATCATCATGATGATCATCGCCCCGCTGCTCCAGAAGGGCGTTGACGTCAAGTTGCCCACGGCCATCAACAGTTCCGACAAGCCCGAGACGCAGGACCAGACCGTCGTGGGGGTGACTCCCGACGGCCGGTTCTGGGTGAACGGCGTGCAGGTGCCGGATGCCGACCTCCGGTCGCGCATCGACGACATCCTTGAGGGCAAGAAGGAGCGCATCATCCTCATCAAGGCCGACGAGGACGCACCCTACGGCCGTGTCATGGAGATGATGGACTCGCTGCGGTCGTCCGGCATCGAGGACATGGGCCTCATTACCGAGCGCAGGGCGCAGGCGGGAGGGAACTGA
- a CDS encoding MotA/TolQ/ExbB proton channel family protein has translation MNVRKIGQIAALAAGVLLVSAPAFAQEAGGGIDFIEMYNQMGVMAKVIAIVLFIMSFWSVGIAIERIYTFNQAKKQSKMFAPLVAKHLKDGRLKEAVALSSNKDYRYSHLAKVVLAGLQEYQFQQDSAGGAALNRDDLLDTVRRSIQRATALTSNDLKKGVSSLATIGATAPFVGLLGTVVGVINAFVGIASTGSGGIGAVSAGIAEALVETALGLFVAIPAVWFYNYLTGRLEYFNVEMDNSSSELLDYFIRKTSN, from the coding sequence ATGAACGTTCGGAAGATTGGTCAGATTGCAGCGCTCGCCGCCGGCGTCCTGCTCGTCAGCGCCCCCGCGTTCGCCCAGGAAGCGGGCGGCGGCATCGACTTCATCGAGATGTACAACCAGATGGGCGTCATGGCGAAGGTCATCGCCATCGTGCTCTTCATCATGTCGTTCTGGTCGGTGGGCATCGCGATCGAGCGTATCTACACGTTCAACCAGGCGAAGAAGCAGTCGAAGATGTTCGCGCCTCTCGTGGCGAAGCACCTCAAGGACGGCCGCCTCAAGGAAGCCGTGGCGCTGTCGTCCAACAAGGACTACCGCTACAGCCACCTCGCGAAGGTGGTGCTGGCCGGGCTCCAGGAGTACCAGTTCCAGCAGGACAGCGCTGGCGGCGCGGCGCTGAATCGTGACGACTTGCTCGACACCGTTCGCCGTTCCATTCAGCGCGCCACGGCGCTCACCTCGAACGACCTGAAGAAGGGCGTCTCGAGCCTCGCGACCATCGGTGCGACCGCCCCGTTCGTCGGTCTGCTCGGCACGGTCGTCGGCGTCATCAACGCATTCGTCGGCATCGCGTCGACGGGTTCGGGCGGCATCGGCGCCGTGTCGGCCGGTATCGCGGAAGCGCTCGTCGAGACCGCACTCGGCCTGTTCGTGGCCATCCCGGCGGTGTGGTTCTACAACTACCTCACCGGCCGCCTCGAGTACTTCAACGTCGAGATGGACAACTCGTCGTCGGAGCTGCTCGACTACTTCATCCGCAAGACCTCGAACTAG
- a CDS encoding DUF502 domain-containing protein — translation MQWLRRSFITGFFVTVPLVVSVAAIVWAFRFVDDFATPVAARIIGRDVPGIGVLIMAAFVLGVGATATNVIGKRILQRTEAWLLRIPVFKTVYAPVRQLVAAFSPDNDAGFKRVVLVDDPARGLVLGFLTREFSLDRGKGTEDFVAVYVPTNHLYLGDIVAFPSSHVHYPELSVEDGIRIFLTGGMALPQQLRSGRGPGRV, via the coding sequence ATGCAGTGGCTCCGGCGCAGCTTCATCACGGGCTTCTTCGTCACCGTGCCGCTGGTGGTCAGCGTCGCGGCGATCGTCTGGGCGTTCAGGTTCGTGGACGACTTCGCCACGCCCGTGGCGGCCCGGATCATCGGGCGCGACGTGCCGGGAATCGGCGTGCTCATCATGGCGGCCTTCGTGCTCGGCGTGGGCGCGACCGCGACCAACGTGATCGGCAAGCGGATTCTGCAGCGGACCGAGGCGTGGCTGCTCCGGATTCCCGTCTTCAAGACGGTCTACGCGCCGGTGCGGCAGCTGGTGGCCGCCTTCTCGCCGGACAACGACGCGGGCTTCAAGCGCGTCGTCCTCGTCGATGATCCGGCCCGCGGCCTGGTCCTCGGCTTCTTGACGCGGGAATTCTCCCTGGACCGGGGCAAGGGGACAGAGGACTTCGTGGCCGTCTACGTCCCGACAAACCACCTGTACCTGGGAGACATCGTGGCCTTTCCCAGCAGTCACGTGCACTACCCGGAGCTGTCCGTGGAGGACGGCATCCGGATCTTCCTCACCGGCGGCATGGCGCTCCCCCAGCAACTTCGGAGCGGCCGGGGGCCCGGCCGAGTGTAG
- a CDS encoding sodium-translocating pyrophosphatase, with translation MNAMRNMWSERGRIVLAVMTLVVALAGPMAGVAAAAGQPEAAGETSGSAHRPGGEVNIQLPDLDTGDFLGMTGHQILMSGLVVCVLGLLFGAWSYSGVKKLPVHQSMADISELIYETCKAYLVQQGKFLLILEVFIGVVMVAYFSLTGLEFSRIVIVLLFSLIGIAGSYGVAWYGIRINTLANSRTAFASLRGHAFPVCDIPLKAGMSVGMMLISVELLFMLAILLFIPGEYAGVCFLGFAIGESLGAAALRIAGGIFTKIADIGSDLMKVVFKIKEDDARNPGVIADCTGDNAGDSVGPTADGFETYGVTGVALISFIMLAVKDPVIQVQLLVWIFMMRVMMVLASAGSYLVNNAIQKGKYGTQAKMDFEAPLTVLVWMTSIVSVVLTYVLSSMLIPNLGGNTSLWWQLSTVITCGTLAGAIIPEFVKVFTSTHSAHVREVVTSSREGGASLNILSGLVAGNFSGYWLGLAIMILMAIAYWVSTMGLGAMMQAPAIFAFGLVAFGFLGMGPVTIAVDSYGPVTDNAQSVYELSLIEQIPGIEKDIEKTFGFPVNFTVAKELLEENDGAGNTFKATAKPVLIGTAVVGATTMIFAIIMALTQGLSDAAAIANLSILHPPFLLGLITGGAVIYWFTGASTQAVTTGAYRAVEFIKANIKLEGATKASVEDSKKVVEICTVYAQKGMFNIFLGVFFSTLAFAFVEPFFFIGYLISIALFGLFQAIFMANAGGAWDNAKKIVETELKAKGTELHAASVVGDTVGDPFKDTSSVAMNPVIKFTTLFGLLAVELGVYLTAESGAGLTHTLAAAFFVVSMYFVWRSFYGMRIES, from the coding sequence ATGAACGCGATGCGAAACATGTGGAGTGAACGGGGCCGGATCGTGCTGGCCGTGATGACCCTGGTCGTGGCCCTGGCCGGCCCGATGGCGGGCGTGGCCGCTGCGGCGGGACAACCCGAGGCGGCCGGCGAGACCAGCGGTTCGGCGCACCGTCCGGGCGGCGAAGTCAACATCCAACTGCCGGACCTCGATACCGGCGACTTCCTGGGGATGACCGGCCACCAGATCCTGATGTCGGGCCTGGTCGTCTGCGTCCTGGGCCTGCTCTTCGGCGCCTGGAGCTACAGCGGCGTCAAGAAGCTGCCGGTCCACCAGTCGATGGCCGACATCTCGGAGCTCATCTACGAGACGTGCAAGGCCTACCTCGTGCAGCAGGGCAAGTTCCTGCTGATCCTCGAGGTCTTCATCGGCGTGGTGATGGTGGCGTACTTCTCCCTCACGGGCCTCGAGTTCTCGCGAATCGTGATCGTGCTGCTCTTCAGCCTGATCGGCATCGCCGGCAGCTACGGCGTGGCGTGGTACGGCATCCGCATCAACACCCTGGCGAACTCACGCACGGCGTTCGCGAGCCTGCGCGGCCACGCGTTCCCGGTCTGCGACATCCCGCTCAAGGCCGGCATGAGCGTCGGCATGATGCTCATCTCGGTCGAGCTGCTGTTCATGCTCGCGATCCTCCTGTTCATTCCCGGGGAGTACGCCGGCGTCTGCTTCCTCGGCTTCGCCATCGGCGAATCGCTCGGCGCGGCGGCCCTCCGCATCGCCGGCGGCATCTTCACGAAGATCGCCGACATCGGCTCGGACCTGATGAAGGTCGTCTTCAAGATCAAGGAAGACGACGCCCGGAACCCGGGCGTGATCGCCGACTGCACGGGCGACAACGCCGGCGACTCGGTGGGCCCGACGGCCGACGGCTTCGAGACCTACGGCGTCACCGGCGTGGCACTCATCTCGTTCATCATGCTGGCCGTGAAGGACCCGGTCATCCAGGTCCAGCTGCTCGTGTGGATCTTCATGATGCGCGTGATGATGGTGCTCGCCTCGGCGGGTTCCTATCTCGTGAACAACGCCATCCAGAAAGGCAAGTACGGCACGCAGGCCAAGATGGACTTCGAGGCGCCCCTCACGGTGCTCGTGTGGATGACCTCGATCGTCTCGGTCGTCCTCACCTACGTGCTGTCATCGATGCTCATCCCCAACCTCGGGGGCAACACGTCGCTCTGGTGGCAGCTCTCGACCGTGATCACCTGCGGAACGCTGGCCGGCGCCATCATCCCCGAGTTCGTGAAGGTGTTCACGTCCACGCATTCAGCCCACGTCCGCGAGGTGGTGACGTCGTCGCGCGAGGGCGGGGCGTCGCTCAACATCCTGTCGGGCCTGGTGGCCGGCAACTTCTCGGGCTACTGGCTCGGCCTGGCCATCATGATCCTGATGGCCATCGCCTACTGGGTGTCCACCATGGGACTGGGCGCGATGATGCAGGCCCCGGCCATCTTCGCCTTCGGGCTGGTGGCCTTCGGCTTCCTCGGCATGGGCCCGGTGACGATCGCCGTCGACTCCTACGGCCCGGTGACCGACAACGCCCAGTCGGTCTACGAGCTCTCGCTCATCGAGCAGATCCCGGGCATCGAGAAGGACATCGAGAAGACCTTCGGCTTCCCGGTGAACTTCACGGTCGCCAAGGAACTGCTCGAAGAGAACGACGGCGCGGGGAACACTTTCAAGGCCACCGCGAAGCCCGTGCTCATCGGCACGGCGGTCGTCGGCGCCACGACCATGATCTTCGCCATCATCATGGCGCTCACCCAGGGGCTGTCGGATGCCGCCGCGATTGCGAACCTGTCCATCCTGCACCCGCCGTTCCTGCTCGGGCTCATCACCGGCGGCGCCGTGATCTACTGGTTCACCGGCGCCTCCACCCAGGCGGTCACCACGGGCGCCTACCGCGCCGTGGAGTTCATCAAGGCCAACATCAAGCTCGAGGGCGCGACCAAGGCCTCGGTGGAGGACAGCAAGAAGGTCGTCGAGATCTGCACCGTCTACGCGCAGAAGGGCATGTTCAACATCTTCCTGGGCGTCTTCTTCTCGACCCTGGCGTTCGCGTTCGTGGAGCCGTTCTTCTTCATCGGCTATCTCATCTCGATCGCGCTCTTCGGACTGTTCCAGGCCATCTTCATGGCCAACGCCGGCGGCGCCTGGGACAACGCCAAGAAGATCGTCGAGACCGAGTTGAAGGCCAAGGGCACCGAGCTGCACGCGGCCTCGGTGGTCGGCGACACGGTGGGCGATCCGTTCAAGGACACCTCGTCGGTCGCCATGAATCCCGTCATCAAGTTCACGACGCTGTTCGGGCTCCTGGCCGTGGAGCTGGGCGTCTACCTGACGGCGGAGTCCGGGGCGGGGCTGACGCACACCCTGGCCGCGGCCTTCTTCGTGGTCAGCATGTACTTCGTCTGGCGGTCGTTCTACGGCATGCGGATCGAGTCCTAG
- a CDS encoding agmatinase family protein, whose protein sequence is MGAIPRIAVLGVPWDASSSCERGAAEAPAAIRQALWSPSTNTATELGTAVERETFEDRGDLRLPDEGSAARAAIETGTREVLDSGAVPCLLGGDHSISYPALRAFRSVAGLTILHVDAHGDMYDEFPFPEPGTRQGTGDRYSHACPFARIMEERLAARLIQVGIRTATAHLRAQAARFGAEVYGMDRALDVPVEAIQGPVYVSLDLDGLDPAFAPGVAHPEPGGLATRDVVALLHRLRAPIVGSDIVEYNPRFDVRDLTARVAAKLLKELIAVAIRNHPPS, encoded by the coding sequence ATGGGTGCCATTCCGCGTATTGCCGTCCTGGGCGTTCCCTGGGACGCCTCATCGTCCTGCGAACGGGGCGCCGCCGAGGCCCCAGCGGCCATCCGACAGGCGCTCTGGTCGCCCTCCACGAACACGGCGACCGAACTCGGCACGGCCGTCGAGCGGGAAACGTTCGAGGACCGTGGCGACCTGCGCCTTCCGGACGAGGGCAGCGCAGCCAGGGCAGCCATCGAGACCGGCACTCGGGAAGTTCTCGACTCGGGCGCCGTGCCCTGCCTGCTTGGCGGCGATCACTCGATCAGCTACCCCGCGTTGCGCGCGTTCCGCTCCGTCGCGGGCCTGACCATCCTCCACGTTGACGCGCACGGCGACATGTACGACGAGTTTCCCTTCCCGGAACCAGGAACGCGCCAGGGAACGGGCGACCGCTACTCGCACGCCTGCCCGTTCGCCCGCATCATGGAGGAGCGCCTGGCCGCACGGCTGATCCAGGTCGGCATCCGGACGGCGACGGCCCACCTGCGGGCCCAGGCGGCCCGGTTCGGGGCGGAGGTCTACGGGATGGACCGGGCGCTCGATGTCCCCGTGGAGGCCATCCAGGGCCCTGTATACGTGTCCCTGGACCTGGACGGACTCGACCCGGCGTTCGCCCCCGGTGTGGCGCATCCCGAGCCTGGAGGCTTGGCCACTCGCGATGTCGTCGCGCTCCTGCACCGCCTCCGCGCGCCCATCGTCGGGAGCGACATCGTCGAGTACAACCCCAGGTTCGACGTCCGCGACCTGACGGCGCGCGTGGCCGCCAAGCTCCTCAAGGAGCTCATCGCCGTGGCGATCCGGAACCACCCGCCGTCATGA